The nucleotide sequence AGCTTGTACTAGTAAGTCTTCAGCTTCATCTGTCCTGAATGGATTAACTGTAAGACTTCTTGATTTTGCTTTTAAAGATGTTGTATCAGGTGGCAGAACAGTACAGGAAGATTGGTCAATGTCCTGTGCTGGTACCTGAAACACTCCCTTGAATGCAACAAGAGCAGCCTGTGTTGATTAGGACtctttcttccccccacccctgatCTTGTATGTATATAGGTATTGGAAGTCCAGATCCTGAGACAGTGAGAATAGCAGATGCTTCTGCAACCTTAGGAACACTTCCTCAAGTGACCAGCAAATCTCCTATTCTCCTAAGTGATACGGTGGCAAAATACTAGTGGTTAGGATGCTGTGTAGATGAGATCCACAGTTAAGCAGTTTGGAGGCACAGCTTATGTAGCTTACAgagctttatctttatttctgTGTCTTCAGTGTTTCTCAATACTGTTGTTGTTGCTGAAGTGGAACTAATTTGTAACTTAACAGTTTGTTTATTGCTTCTGTGTATCAAAACTTCTAGTTTGTCTAATCCATAGATTATATTATTGTTTTCAGACAAATCTACCTATCTTCAAATTGAAAGAATCTACGGTCAGAAGAAGATACAGTGACTTTGAATGGCTAAGGAATGAACTAGAAAGAGAAAGCAAGGTGGGTAAAATGTCCAGAACTAAAACACTGTCTTTCAGCAAACCTCAGTTTTACAATGCTAGAGGCTGTTTAATGGTTTTGAGTTAATTCATATTTAAGCTACTTGAATTCAACTTATCTGTATGGCAGATACTGTTCTTCTCTGGTCATGTTTTATTACTTCACTAGGGATGTGATTATTGAGTTGGGTCCTCTAGGAGGAAGAGGTGGCACAGGAGATGTATAATCTTGCTTACAGGCTGCACCTAAGGATGCTTTTCTAAATCTTTCAGGTTGTGGTGCCACCTCTACCAGGAAAAGCTCTTCTCCGTCAGCTCCCCTTCCGAGGAGATGATGGCATATTTGATGATTCCTTTATAGAGGAAAGGAAGCAGGCTCTTGAACAATTCATAAACAAGTAAGTGTTAGTTATCCAGAGACAAACCTGGAACTTGGTTCTggaaaaatgaattaaaactgCTCATCCTCTAATTTTGGTAGCTGCACTATGTCCAGAATGATAACTTTCACATAATCTTTCAGTAGGACATACTAACATTGCTCATGCAGTGTTTAGTTTGGCTATCTTAATGCTTACCTGAACAGCTGAAATGAATGTTAGTGTTGTTAATTTATGCAAATTACTACTAAAATTATAGCATCCAAAATAGTTctattttttcatttctgaaaaagtATCCTCCATTGGGTGAAAAATTGAGCTTACAATGGGCTTACAGCAGTTTAGATTGATTGCAGATGTGAAGCATTATCAGTTTGTGTAATAATGCACATTTTCTCTAATCATCAGGAGAATCTTTCTGAAATGTAAAAACTACCTGAGATATGCACATATATAGTTTGAAATAGATACTTTGGGTTTTGTCACTGCCTTTCAAAAGGTGGGCAGAAATTATGGTAACAAAGTCCATTATTCCTTTTCTACCATCTAACACTGCTGACCACTCTCCATAGAATGACCTGAGCTACTTTCATTTCTTAAGCAATGTGGATCCAAACAGTGAGTGAGAAGGAATACTGTCAGTTAACCACCTCTTCTGATCTCCAGAGCCAACACTGTTCAGACCAGGATTTGGGACTCCTTCCTTTAAAAGTTCAAGCTTGTCAGTTCTACTAGTGTTTTAATCTTGTTCAGTAGCAATGCTGTTTAACAGGAACAAAGGTTGTATGTGAGTTAAGCCAGAATTTCATCTGCTCCTCAGTTATTGTTAGTCAGGTCAGGTATGTGGCTTGGAGTTGCAAGTGACTGGTTTGCTATAACTGTCTTGTCTAAGTAACTTAAGAGATTTCATACAGTCACACTTAAGTTTTCACATAGTTACTTGCTCAATTTATAGGTACTGCTGATGGTTCTGAGCAGGTAAAATGCTTCAGAATGCCCTTTCATCTGTTCAAAGACAATTTCCAAGGTATCTAGTTTTGCAGTTCTAGACATGAAGGTAAATGTGCTTGTAAGATGGAATATGTTGGGTATTTTTAAGACCGTACAATCAAGGCAGTCATGACTGTAAAGTACAACTATCAATGCAGCTTTGGACTCTAAGTGTGCAAGAAGTGCACTTACTGAAAGTTTTGTATGTCAAGTACGTGTGGGAAGAGGGCTGATTATGTTCTGAAGCAGCAAATAGTGAAATAGTCAACTTAACTGGAATCTGTAGAAAAACTCGATAGCTGAGGGAAGTGGAGTGACCAGTTTACTAGTATCACTTGTTCAGTCCTACAGCAGGCAATACATTGATCTTGTGGAAATATAAAGCTTCTTGGtcagtttttcttcctctgaaacaTAAAAGCAGGCTGTTAATGTAGATATGGATGTAATGGCAGACTTGACTACAACTGGAACAAGATTCTTCAGGCAGAACTCCTGGCTATTCAACTTTGTCAATTTATTCTAATGGCATGACCAACTCATCAAACAAATATTACTAAAGTTTTGAACCATGCAGAAGCTTTGAGACTTCTACCAAGTACTCTGGGTACTGGTTAAATTTGTCCTGAAGTTAATCTGCATAATACATTGACATTACTTAATTCTCAAAGCTGGTCTTTGCTCCTATAACTGGAGGAGAGTCCCTCAGATAACTGATATCACTGTATCAAAAAAAACTTGATACACCAATTCCAGTTCTTGATATCCAAAATCTTGTTAAGAAGCTTTGTCATAGAGAGGGACTAAATCACAGCAGTGCAGCTTCCTTGAGTCAGCTGTCTTGGGCCAGCTTGCTGACACCACCATCACCACTGCCTATGATGACATTCATAGGGGTAGCAATGTTGCAACACACTTACCTGCCTGAACATGACTTTGGGTTACATGAAAATTTTTGAAGTAGCAGCTGCTCTGTGTAAGGGTCACCTTAGAGAAGAAAGCTGAAGAAAAGCCAATGTGGAGTGAGGTATTCATTTGAAACCAAGAGCTGAATCTGAGAGATTAGATCTGGTCTTGCAATTGAGACACCAGTTTGCAAGGCTTCCTGAAAGGGAGAAGAAATATGTTGCTGCCTTATCTTCTCCTGTATATCTTTCTCTTGAAGTTCAGTGCCAGCAACTTCAGTCTGATGGGACTAAGAAACTCAAACTAGTTACTCCAGACTGTCTTTGTTGTGAACTAATGCTTGAGACTGCtgcccatttactagaacctggCAAGATTGTTATGTTTTATGACTGCACTTGAAATAATCTATCAATGCTGAGTAGGACAGCTCAGCTTCCTCATTAAAGGACACCCTCAGTGACAAGTGAATAATGACAACTGAATTTGTCCTGTGGTGAAATAAGCACTAGCAGATACATTTGGAGGAGATGCACAGAAGTGCTTGAAGTACTGATGTTGAGCCACTGGAGTTGACTGTGTTTAACACATGTTCAACTAGATAACTTATATTTAGAGTAGCTATGTTCTGGCAGAGATGGAGACCATAAAGGTGACACAAGCTGTCCTAGAGAAGATATGAGGCTTTCTCTTTTGAAGGGAGAAGATCGTCTTGATTGACTAGATGTACCTTTTCAAACCATACTGCTTTAGGTTTTCATATCCATAAGTGATAAACTTGCAGGGATTCTGATTCCCTTGTATTTTTACCTGTACAGAAGGCTGCATGGTGTTTCAAGGGTTTAAATGCAATACCTTGTGGTTTTCTTCCAAGCTTGGGGGTGTTTTCTAATTCAATTTCACTCCTTTGCTGTTAAAAGGATGGTGGATCAGTCTATATGTGGACCAAAACTAAATCTAATGTAGAGATGCTGTTCTCTTCTAGAGCAGACAAGTTCTGTGTCTCCTATGTTTCATATCTAAAGACATCTGCAGTTAACAGAATGGTCCGTACCCTCTGACTGTGCATCAGTACTGCTTGTACGTGCTAGGAATAGTGACCATGATAAGTCAGTGATCTAAACAGCATCAGAGGCTTGAGAGGACCTTCACACCCTCTGTTGGAGTAAGTCTTTAACTCTGCCTGGACCACTGCTGTTAAATTAGACCAAGAACTGAGGAGTTAAACTGCATTTAGAAGGGTGTTCTGTGTCAAAGGCATAAAAATGTGTAAAAATCCACTTAGCTTGCCTAACTCTAGGTTTCCTAATGCTAGGATGGGCTCTTTGATAGTCTCCCTCAATTGCAGGTGACAGATGATGACATAACATGGTTCTGAATGATCAGCAGTTGCTCGGGGTTCTTATGGACTTGCTTCATCTGGGGGAGTATGACAAATCTTGCTGCTAGAAATTCTAGTCACCAGTGGTGAACTGGAAGCAGGATCTATGCCTGAGTGCAGAACCATGTTACTGATAAGAAACCTTGCTCTGCTGGCTAGCTACAAGTAGCCTCAATTTGTTAGCCCTAatgcctgtttctttttctctctagGGTTGCAGGCCACCCACTGGCACAGAACGAGCGCTGTCTTCACATGTTCTTACAAGATGAAGTAATAGACAAAAACTACACACCATCCAAAATAAGACATACTTGAGTTCTGAAACTATCTTCTCAAACATTAGTGGTTCTTATGCTTGGTTTTAAGAGGTTGTAGTTTGTCTTAGCATGCTGAGGATAAACAGGCACGAAGTCTCCACTAACATCAGTACACTGCTTGGTCTTTGCATATGCTTTATAGCACTAAAGAACTCACTTGTCTTCTAGCTAAATCCCTCTGAATCCTTGATTTAAGAGTATTATACTATGAGACCATCCACTGCTTGCAATGTCTCAGAAATCGTTCCACTCTTATTTGCAATGACTTAACAATGTTTACTGACTTGGCCTTACTTGAACTTGCACAGTTGTAGTGTCACGTGTTCACTTGTATTTGACTAAACTGCTATGCTGTTTCTGAAGTAGTCATCTATCTGAACTTCTCTAGAAAGACTGCTTTATTTCTGATAACCTGTGTGAGAAACACTTATGCAATTGTCTTCAAGCGTATAAAACACTTTATACTGAAGTAATGAGGGAATTATCTTTATATTCTgtaagagggaaaaaacaaatttATATACTAAAGTAACTTGTCTAAAGTTTtgaaataaaagtgaaaatgCACTTCAAATGTTTTGTCACTCTTGACCTTGAGTGTGGAGTACCTCAAGCTTTCTCAGCAGCGGGGACTTGACTATACAAAGTGAACTGGTGTTTCAGCCTTGCTGTGACGCTTTTCTGCAATGTAACGTGATGTTACTAACAGCCAGCACTAAATACCCTCTGATGCTGGCACTCACTGCTGGAGTGTTAAGGAACGCATAGATGTATTGAAGGCTGTTCCTGAGCCAAAGCTGAAACCCTGTTCATGGGAGGCAGACAACAGATCTGTCGCTTTGGTGAGTTTGGGAAAAGAGTACCTTTCAACTTGGCATGAGAAGCACCAACCCAGCTTCAAATAGCAAGTGAAAATTATAGCATCCTACTGAGAAAGGAATGTTGATGTAACCTATGATGTAACTTTAGTTCTAGACTGGAGTAGCTCTGCAAATACAACTGGGGACATGAAGGTGTACAAGCCTGCTGTAAGTTGTGGTCACAGCCACTTCCCTGAACACTAAAGAAAGGGGAAGCCTGTAGCATTGTTCTTCTGTGACCACTGATGGAATTAAGGTGGTTGATACCAAAACTGCAGTTTTGCTGGAGTCTTCTTTACTACTAGATGCTTCTATAGATGGAGAAGCTTCCTTAGTGCTTCCAAATATGACATGGGAGCTACCCATTCAGATGTTCTTGAAAACAGATTCAAGAACGCTCTAGTTGCAATCTGATTCAGTGTTTTGTGCTATTGGTAACAAGACATAGTAGCCTAGACTTGACTCTACTGCTTTTTCCTTCTTATACTTATCACTGTTGAGAACATCCTACAAACCTACTGGCAGAGTTAATTTGCTTTAAATAAGGCCATTAACATCATTTATGGAAGTCTGGATGGAAAAGATTGAATTGACAAAATAGTGAAAGGATGACTGGATTGTATGTATTACTAGTGAATAGTAG is from Patagioenas fasciata isolate bPatFas1 chromosome 3, bPatFas1.hap1, whole genome shotgun sequence and encodes:
- the SNX3 gene encoding LOW QUALITY PROTEIN: sorting nexin-3 (The sequence of the model RefSeq protein was modified relative to this genomic sequence to represent the inferred CDS: inserted 2 bases in 1 codon); the protein is MAETIADTRRLISKPQNLNDAYGPPSNFLEIDVGNPQTVGVGRGRFTTYEIRVKTNLPIFKLKESTVRRRYSDFEWLRNELERESKVVVPPLPGKALLRQLPFRGDDGIFDDSFIEERKQALEQFINKVAGHPLAQNERCLHMFLQDEVIDKXTTHHPK